One genomic segment of [Phormidium] sp. ETS-05 includes these proteins:
- a CDS encoding SufE family protein, which produces MTNDNNIPPNLARIVERFGRVSDPKQRYEQLIWYGKRLQEFPDKDKVPENKVPGCVSLVYVTAVLNQGKVWFAGDSDSYLVKGLVGLLVEGFNGLTPTEILAVAPDFIAATGLNVSLTPSRINGFYNIFQMMKAKASQLLPPS; this is translated from the coding sequence ATGACTAATGACAACAATATCCCACCAAATCTCGCTCGGATTGTCGAACGGTTTGGGCGAGTTTCTGACCCGAAACAGCGCTATGAACAACTCATCTGGTACGGCAAACGGCTACAGGAATTTCCCGACAAGGATAAGGTGCCGGAAAATAAGGTTCCCGGTTGCGTTTCCCTGGTTTATGTGACGGCGGTACTGAACCAGGGAAAGGTTTGGTTTGCCGGTGATTCTGACTCCTATCTAGTGAAAGGTCTGGTGGGGCTGTTAGTTGAAGGTTTCAACGGGCTGACACCTACAGAAATTTTGGCAGTTGCTCCAGACTTTATCGCGGCTACGGGTTTGAATGTGAGCCTAACGCCTTCTCGCATTAATGGGTTTTACAATATTTTCCAAATGATGAAGGCTAAGGCCAGCCAGTTATTGCCGCCGTCATAA